In one window of Poriferisphaera corsica DNA:
- a CDS encoding zinc ribbon domain-containing protein has translation MGSVIVFVFLVLQWTDVIDWPWYGIAAPLILDALGVLAILTSGKWGDAAIVACIASVALILSWMAGNAEYSMFWWGMPVLLFVVSSKLPNSGSGGAILRRMLLGKPAKKCCPSYIPTETSSNICGQCEHPAKQNDKFCYQCGADINEPKPPSESETQERILRDIVINQGKTLAQIKASLNIQEQPYREIFERYSEIQSTSDLKCIANHQCEILQQIKDAQNSQKQLEENVPNNTTTQPISEPITDTNTNNASDQPSERMQCWRCKYQAKEGDKFCHKCGAALNHPPKSHKKRSSFEVIISSKQEAALASNDDSTNPILIVGYILMAMFTIFGILICVSIFNDVQIPQYTQNKSQPVAFTEVAPDDQINATEINKTDSSAPSEIVAAKTPAKSIYIPSLIGPDSSFWVDYAQTYGMLTVDDGKELIFAAAEQIKATHNINNWSDERYTDTILQKLDALSEQENAHRTQKAIETYWISYHEQYPRISIAEGKKLWEESKNDAREMLKSYDVTTEDLGELARKLLGIRSRKISTLRKIDEQSDEHQKTMPD, from the coding sequence ATGGGATCGGTAATCGTTTTTGTTTTTCTTGTTTTGCAGTGGACTGATGTTATTGACTGGCCGTGGTATGGGATTGCTGCACCACTAATTCTTGATGCACTGGGTGTATTAGCGATCCTCACTTCTGGGAAGTGGGGTGACGCCGCGATTGTTGCGTGCATAGCGAGTGTCGCGCTCATTTTGTCGTGGATGGCAGGCAACGCCGAATACAGTATGTTTTGGTGGGGGATGCCTGTTTTATTGTTTGTCGTCTCTTCAAAGCTTCCTAATTCTGGCAGTGGCGGCGCTATCCTTCGTCGTATGCTTTTAGGAAAACCCGCAAAAAAGTGTTGCCCATCGTATATACCGACAGAAACAAGCTCAAATATTTGTGGACAATGCGAACATCCTGCAAAGCAAAACGATAAATTCTGCTACCAATGCGGTGCCGACATCAATGAGCCAAAACCACCATCCGAAAGTGAAACCCAAGAGAGAATCTTAAGAGATATTGTTATCAATCAGGGCAAGACATTGGCGCAGATTAAAGCCAGCCTGAACATCCAAGAACAACCGTACAGAGAAATTTTCGAACGATATTCAGAAATACAATCTACATCTGATTTGAAATGTATTGCCAACCATCAATGTGAAATTTTACAACAAATTAAAGATGCCCAAAATTCCCAGAAACAATTAGAAGAAAACGTACCGAACAATACAACAACTCAACCCATCTCTGAACCAATAACCGATACGAATACAAACAACGCTAGCGATCAACCATCTGAGAGAATGCAATGCTGGCGGTGCAAGTATCAAGCGAAGGAAGGCGACAAATTTTGCCATAAGTGCGGGGCAGCGCTTAATCATCCACCAAAATCACACAAAAAACGATCTTCATTTGAGGTAATCATAAGCAGCAAGCAAGAAGCTGCGCTAGCATCGAACGACGATAGCACAAACCCGATTTTGATCGTGGGTTATATTCTCATGGCAATGTTCACAATATTCGGAATATTGATATGCGTTTCAATTTTTAACGATGTCCAGATCCCTCAATACACACAAAATAAATCACAACCAGTCGCTTTCACCGAAGTTGCCCCGGATGATCAAATCAACGCAACAGAGATAAACAAGACAGATTCCTCAGCGCCAAGTGAAATTGTGGCCGCAAAAACGCCAGCCAAATCTATCTATATCCCTAGCCTGATTGGGCCCGACAGCTCATTCTGGGTCGATTACGCACAAACATATGGCATGCTAACCGTGGATGATGGCAAAGAACTAATCTTCGCAGCAGCAGAGCAAATAAAGGCTACACACAACATTAACAACTGGAGTGATGAGCGATACACCGATACCATACTGCAAAAACTAGACGCTCTTTCCGAACAGGAGAATGCGCACAGAACGCAAAAAGCGATAGAAACCTACTGGATTTCTTATCATGAGCAATACCCACGAATCTCAATAGCTGAAGGTAAAAAATTATGGGAAGAAAGCAAAAATGATGCCCGCGAAATGCTCAAATCTTACGATGTAACCACGGAGGATTTAGGTGAATTGGCGAGGAAGCTTTTGGGCATCAGATCGCGCAAAATATCTACTTTGCGTAAGATTGATGAACAATCCGATGAGCATCAGAAAACCATGCCTGATTGA
- a CDS encoding helix-turn-helix domain-containing protein, which produces MKLKVVFSESVRGAVPCVEFDRRAVMGAVIEGLSYTEIRKLVAESRVDQYNGNMTHAADSLGITPKTLRSYLG; this is translated from the coding sequence ATGAAGTTGAAAGTAGTTTTTAGCGAATCTGTTCGGGGCGCTGTGCCTTGTGTTGAATTTGATCGGCGCGCTGTGATGGGCGCTGTAATTGAGGGGTTGAGTTACACAGAAATTCGTAAGCTGGTTGCTGAATCGCGGGTTGATCAATACAACGGCAACATGACCCACGCTGCCGATAGTCTTGGTATTACACCAAAAACACTACGCTCTTATCTGGGTTAA
- a CDS encoding tyrosine-type recombinase/integrase, translating into MPIRRTKPTPPKPSTHHNKPCWQTRWRESNLDTGKTVSKIKRWYNATQSQITHLYYDWLNNEFAKLSDTPNYKQTMLTEELCELYLNHSKKTYTKNGKPTSHLSNVITAINELVAREGKRPMNMMDAPALAKYRDAVIKNPKGRVRHRKTVNEYLSIIKRMYQWGREQGVVNAQTANDLQLVANLQPRRTKAKERKGVKPVAWQTVEATLPHMHKQIQDMILIMWYTGMRPQEVCVMRTKDIDTTSYKGIWVYRPHISKLDHLDDHEDEDNRKRVIAIGKTAQEIITPYLLPRLEKYIFDPREAPNANNKATGRYTSDSLGKALKRACDRAFFPSEPPLCREEGETIGKWRYRVGRDTGLSATYKAHRDKHRWNLNQLRHSRATELNKHYNMEAAQVSLGHSSLNTAQIYAEKNLELAVEIARDMG; encoded by the coding sequence ATGCCAATTCGACGCACAAAACCAACACCACCAAAACCGTCAACCCATCACAACAAACCTTGTTGGCAAACACGATGGCGTGAATCAAACCTCGATACTGGCAAGACCGTATCGAAAATCAAGAGATGGTACAACGCAACCCAAAGCCAAATTACCCACCTGTACTATGACTGGCTAAACAACGAGTTTGCAAAGCTTTCAGATACTCCCAACTACAAACAGACGATGCTCACCGAAGAACTGTGCGAGCTGTATTTAAACCACAGCAAAAAGACTTACACTAAAAACGGTAAGCCTACATCCCACCTCTCAAACGTCATAACGGCAATCAATGAGCTTGTCGCAAGAGAAGGCAAGCGACCAATGAATATGATGGACGCGCCAGCACTAGCAAAATACCGCGATGCTGTGATCAAGAACCCCAAAGGCAGGGTAAGACACCGAAAAACGGTCAACGAATACCTCTCCATCATCAAAAGAATGTACCAATGGGGTAGAGAGCAAGGGGTTGTTAACGCTCAGACAGCAAACGACCTACAGCTCGTCGCCAATCTCCAACCAAGAAGAACCAAAGCCAAAGAGCGTAAAGGGGTAAAGCCGGTTGCATGGCAAACAGTTGAAGCCACCCTGCCCCACATGCATAAACAGATACAGGACATGATACTTATCATGTGGTACACCGGGATGCGTCCCCAAGAAGTTTGTGTCATGAGAACTAAGGACATTGACACCACATCTTACAAAGGCATATGGGTTTACCGTCCCCACATCAGCAAACTCGACCACCTGGACGACCACGAAGATGAGGACAACCGCAAGCGGGTAATTGCCATCGGTAAGACAGCACAAGAGATCATCACACCATACCTGCTACCACGACTCGAAAAGTACATCTTTGATCCGAGAGAAGCACCAAACGCAAACAACAAAGCAACAGGGAGATATACCAGTGATTCACTGGGCAAAGCTCTAAAGCGTGCGTGCGACAGGGCTTTCTTTCCCTCAGAACCTCCTTTGTGCAGGGAAGAAGGCGAGACGATAGGGAAGTGGAGATACAGGGTAGGACGCGACACGGGGCTTTCAGCGACCTACAAAGCACACAGAGATAAGCACCGATGGAATCTCAACCAGTTACGCCATTCAAGAGCAACAGAACTCAATAAACACTACAACATGGAAGCCGCCCAAGTGTCATTAGGGCATTCAAGCTTGAATACAGCCCAGATATATGCTGAGAAGAACTTGGAATTAGCCGTAGAGATTGCGAGAGATATGGGTTAA
- a CDS encoding autotransporter domain-containing protein, translated as MCGIVQLHAADVTFTGGTSNSWTLDANWSGGSALAADVDGQITIQSGNGASPFTLTGIDLAYTNIGGMLFDGTGTDGDYTLQGTGSLTFNTGTGIFNGKTGTATIGVDIVSLGSSFTVSALVGGISLTGDVGLTGGVQCNFSGSSAINASGVISGNGTVNVSGGSSIVTLTGANTYTNGTTFSGGTIILGNDDALGTGTLTLNTDLGQAIQSDNDARSVSNAIDLGSNTLTVDGDNNLVLSGVISGDGALTLNMDASSDTLTLSGANTYTGGTTITSGTLILGNDDALGTGDVTTGTNNGRIQSDDDSRNIGNNFITSPGNALAVTGSNKLTLSGIISGSSGLAALGDTTILLTGNNTYTGNTLLANSENTIIFGNDNAIGTADLLVNFSSSIESNDDARSVGNGIRIASDQTLTVSGDSNLALSGVISGDGSVNQSGSGTFTLSGTNTYTGGTALSGSTIILGNDDALGTGSVVISGDTVFESDNDARTVGNAININSEQTLTVGGGNNLELSGVISGDGVLALDMSSNTETFTLSGNNTYSGGTTLDLGTVIVAHDNAFGTGNVTVTNFGRLQSDDDARNISNNFITSSGNDVFIVGSNQLTLSGTISGSGGIASEAGSSVLLTGNNTYTGSTFMLGGTIIVGNDNALGTGNVSLNASSTISSNDDARLISNTFSTVSTAILTVSGSNDLELSGVISGGGGLNVSLDEPTDALTLSGVNTYTGDTTLSSGKIIVGNDSAFGTGSVLVEGDAVLEGNSDSRSISNSIGVGSGHTLTVSGESSNNLEISGVISGDGALVKSGGSELTLGSDNTHTGGTTLSEGAIVIESSQSLGRGLFNVTGDSRLAASDDFAIRNATSISNGVSLLLDGSKSSFSYSGIISGDGSLALEMSGKTITISGNNTYTGGTSSKDGGLILGHNNALGTGSLTLDGAVTIQSNDDTRSISNAIGFTSESNSLTFNGSNDLTLSGIISGEGSLTKSATNTLTLGGANTYSGGTTLSGGTVILGHDDALGAGGVSVASSSTIESSDDARTVNNDFSVSLMLTVGGSNDLELAGVISGNGSLTKEGSGTLTLSGSNTYTGETAVRAGTLIVNANMGNTNMFVYNGATLGGAMSIAGNCISSGTISPGNSAGTMVVGGTLTLNSSSIYDMEIESTAGAGTGNDLIDVTGSAAIDGTLNVIGLPGYVPEDGDTFTILEADDGVSGTFATISDDIAGFEVSATYNATDIVITLNEALADFSSITQRNLFSAADAFERISQNSPTGDIATVIAQLENQTGQALVVAFEQIVPNYLVPQAEATFKGIDVQNNNFNGRLNELRYDLPKLWSNNLSVNTPQGASIEESVDPEYVILFAMQTQETLEQQQETNRFSGVGKDIWGAWINGFGTFGDFDSTSSQAGYEFNTAGVTFGFDYRVLDSLAAGAFFGYSNTGITVDSGQGTSSFNSINTGMYMTWFNEEGFYASGLFGGGVNFYENNRRIVFGMIDRVAESDPTGFYLQALATGGYEFKSGNWGFGPQLALQWVNLQIESHSETGADSLNLDVGAFNGNSFVTRLGFRTTYKYDTSAMLFIPELVGFWEHEYLSPIDTVEVGIPSGPDSFAYSGIGPGRDSGLIGVNLIGISHEQPISFTV; from the coding sequence ATGTGCGGTATCGTGCAGCTTCACGCAGCAGATGTGACATTCACAGGTGGAACAAGCAATAGCTGGACGCTTGATGCCAATTGGTCGGGAGGTAGCGCGCTTGCAGCCGATGTCGATGGGCAGATCACCATACAATCGGGCAATGGCGCGTCGCCATTCACACTCACCGGGATTGATCTCGCTTACACCAATATCGGTGGGATGTTATTCGACGGAACTGGCACGGATGGTGATTACACCCTTCAGGGCACCGGCTCGCTGACATTTAATACCGGCACGGGCATTTTCAATGGCAAAACAGGTACCGCAACGATCGGTGTAGATATTGTAAGCCTGGGCTCTTCATTCACCGTAAGCGCCTTGGTGGGTGGTATCTCGCTGACTGGTGATGTTGGCCTGACTGGTGGGGTTCAATGCAATTTTTCCGGTAGTAGTGCAATCAATGCATCAGGTGTGATCAGTGGCAATGGTACAGTGAACGTAAGTGGTGGTAGCAGTATAGTCACACTCACTGGTGCCAACACCTATACCAACGGAACAACCTTTTCTGGTGGCACGATAATTCTTGGCAATGATGATGCTTTAGGGACAGGTACGCTAACCTTAAACACTGATCTGGGCCAAGCGATCCAATCGGATAATGATGCACGATCAGTGAGTAATGCAATCGATCTTGGCAGTAACACGCTGACTGTGGACGGCGACAATAATCTTGTGCTTTCTGGTGTCATCAGTGGTGATGGTGCGTTGACATTGAATATGGATGCATCCAGCGACACATTGACACTCAGTGGCGCAAATACGTATACAGGTGGAACAACCATAACCAGCGGCACACTCATACTTGGCAATGACGATGCCTTGGGAACAGGCGATGTAACAACCGGAACAAATAATGGACGGATTCAATCAGATGATGATTCACGTAACATTGGCAACAATTTCATTACTTCACCTGGTAATGCGCTCGCTGTCACCGGCAGTAATAAACTTACACTATCGGGAATCATAAGTGGCAGTAGTGGTTTAGCTGCACTGGGCGATACCACGATATTACTGACAGGGAACAACACATATACTGGCAATACTCTTTTAGCAAATAGTGAGAATACGATCATCTTTGGCAATGATAATGCAATAGGCACTGCCGATTTGCTTGTGAATTTTAGCAGTTCGATTGAATCGAATGATGATGCAAGATCAGTCGGCAATGGTATTCGTATTGCATCTGATCAAACGCTCACTGTGAGTGGTGATAGCAATCTTGCACTTTCAGGTGTGATTAGTGGCGATGGCTCAGTAAACCAAAGCGGTAGCGGAACATTCACGCTTAGCGGCACTAACACCTATACCGGCGGTACTGCCTTATCTGGGAGTACGATAATTCTTGGCAATGATGATGCTTTAGGAACAGGCAGTGTTGTTATATCGGGTGACACGGTATTTGAATCAGATAATGATGCCAGAACTGTGGGCAATGCAATTAATATTAATTCGGAACAAACACTAACTGTAGGGGGTGGCAATAATCTAGAACTGTCCGGTGTGATTAGTGGTGATGGTGTTTTGGCGTTGGATATGTCATCGAATACTGAAACGTTCACACTCAGTGGCAATAATACATACAGTGGCGGCACGACGCTGGATCTTGGTACTGTAATTGTTGCGCATGACAATGCATTTGGAACGGGCAATGTAACTGTAACAAATTTTGGGCGTCTTCAGTCAGATGATGATGCACGCAATATTAGTAATAACTTTATCACTTCATCAGGTAACGATGTTTTTATTGTCGGTAGTAATCAGCTCACATTATCTGGAACGATTAGCGGTAGTGGTGGTATCGCTTCAGAAGCCGGTAGCTCGGTTTTATTGACAGGGAATAATACATATACCGGTTCAACCTTCATGTTGGGTGGTACGATTATTGTTGGCAATGATAATGCATTAGGTACTGGTAATGTGAGTTTGAATGCCTCTAGTACAATCTCGTCGAATGATGATGCGAGGTTAATTAGCAATACGTTTTCGACGGTGTCTACAGCAATTTTGACAGTTTCTGGTAGTAATGATCTGGAACTTTCGGGTGTGATCAGTGGCGGTGGTGGTTTGAATGTGAGTTTGGATGAACCCACTGATGCACTGACACTTAGTGGTGTTAATACCTATACCGGTGACACGACTTTATCAAGTGGAAAAATTATTGTCGGTAATGACAGTGCTTTTGGGACAGGCAGTGTGTTGGTGGAGGGTGATGCAGTGCTTGAGGGGAATAGTGATTCACGTTCAATTAGTAATAGCATTGGTGTTGGTTCTGGTCATACGCTGACTGTTAGTGGAGAAAGTAGTAATAATCTGGAAATTTCTGGTGTTATCAGTGGTGATGGTGCTTTAGTAAAAAGCGGAGGCAGTGAATTAACACTTGGCAGTGATAACACGCACACTGGGGGTACAACTCTTTCGGAGGGTGCGATTGTCATTGAGTCAAGCCAATCATTAGGAAGAGGTTTGTTTAATGTGACAGGTGACTCGAGATTGGCTGCATCAGATGATTTCGCAATAAGAAATGCTACCAGTATCAGTAATGGCGTTTCATTACTATTGGATGGTTCTAAAAGTAGCTTCAGTTATAGTGGTATCATTAGTGGTGATGGATCGCTGGCTTTAGAGATGTCTGGTAAAACTATCACAATTAGTGGTAACAATACATATACTGGTGGAACATCAAGTAAAGATGGGGGTCTCATACTTGGTCATAATAATGCGCTGGGGACAGGCAGTCTTACGCTGGATGGTGCTGTCACGATTCAATCAAATGATGATACACGTTCTATCAGTAATGCGATAGGATTTACTTCAGAGAGTAATTCGCTGACGTTTAATGGAAGTAATGATCTTACACTGTCTGGTATTATCAGTGGTGAGGGGTCATTAACAAAATCAGCTACCAACACATTGACGCTTGGTGGTGCGAATACGTATTCAGGTGGAACAACATTATCCGGCGGGACGGTCATCCTTGGTCATGATGATGCATTGGGGGCAGGCGGTGTCTCAGTAGCAAGTAGTTCTACAATTGAATCCAGTGATGATGCGAGAACTGTGAATAATGATTTTAGCGTTAGTTTGATGTTGACAGTAGGTGGTAGCAATGATCTTGAGTTGGCTGGTGTTATCAGTGGTAATGGCAGCTTGACTAAAGAAGGTTCAGGTACACTCACGCTATCTGGTAGCAACACTTACACCGGTGAGACAGCGGTTAGAGCGGGGACATTGATTGTTAACGCCAATATGGGCAATACGAATATGTTTGTTTACAATGGCGCAACACTTGGTGGTGCGATGTCAATAGCTGGTAACTGCATCAGCTCCGGCACGATCTCTCCGGGCAACAGTGCGGGGACGATGGTTGTTGGCGGCACTCTGACATTGAATAGTTCAAGCATCTATGACATGGAGATCGAATCAACAGCAGGTGCTGGCACGGGCAATGATTTGATTGATGTGACTGGTAGTGCTGCGATTGACGGCACATTGAATGTGATTGGTTTACCCGGCTACGTGCCGGAGGATGGTGATACGTTTACGATTCTTGAAGCAGATGATGGCGTGAGTGGTACGTTCGCAACAATTAGTGACGACATCGCTGGCTTTGAAGTCTCGGCAACTTACAATGCGACTGATATTGTGATTACGTTGAATGAGGCGTTAGCGGATTTTTCCTCAATCACACAGCGTAATCTTTTCTCTGCCGCTGATGCATTCGAGCGTATTTCGCAAAACTCGCCAACCGGTGACATTGCAACAGTGATTGCTCAGCTTGAAAACCAGACGGGTCAAGCTTTGGTTGTTGCATTTGAGCAGATCGTGCCGAACTATCTTGTGCCGCAGGCTGAAGCAACATTTAAAGGCATTGACGTTCAAAATAACAACTTCAATGGGCGCCTCAACGAGCTGCGTTATGATCTACCCAAGCTCTGGTCTAACAACCTCAGCGTCAACACACCGCAGGGCGCTAGTATTGAAGAATCAGTCGATCCCGAGTACGTCATACTCTTTGCGATGCAGACGCAGGAGACATTGGAGCAGCAGCAGGAAACCAATCGTTTCTCTGGTGTAGGCAAAGATATCTGGGGCGCATGGATCAATGGCTTCGGTACCTTTGGTGATTTTGATTCAACCTCAAGTCAAGCGGGTTACGAATTCAATACCGCCGGTGTAACGTTTGGGTTCGACTACCGTGTACTCGACTCACTCGCCGCAGGCGCTTTCTTTGGCTACTCCAACACTGGCATCACCGTAGACAGCGGGCAAGGCACCAGTTCGTTTAACAGTATCAATACCGGGATGTACATGACTTGGTTCAATGAAGAAGGTTTTTACGCATCAGGTCTGTTTGGTGGCGGCGTGAACTTTTATGAAAACAACCGTCGCATCGTGTTTGGTATGATTGACCGTGTTGCTGAGTCAGATCCAACCGGTTTTTACTTGCAGGCACTAGCAACCGGTGGCTATGAATTTAAATCAGGTAACTGGGGGTTCGGGCCTCAGCTTGCATTGCAATGGGTGAACCTGCAAATCGAATCGCACAGTGAAACCGGTGCCGATAGTTTGAATCTAGACGTCGGTGCGTTTAATGGCAACTCGTTTGTGACACGTCTTGGTTTTAGAACTACGTATAAGTATGACACATCAGCAATGCTCTTCATACCCGAACTCGTCGGCTTCTGGGAGCATGAATACCTAAGTCCGATTGATACCGTTGAGGTCGGCATCCCATCCGGACCTGACTCATTTGCGTACAGCGGCATTGGCCCGGGACGAGATTCGGGTTTGATAGGTGTGAACCTAATCGGGATTAGCCACGAGCAGCCGATCAGCTTTACAGTTTAG